The following nucleotide sequence is from Candidatus Bathyarchaeota archaeon.
TTCAAGTTTGCCTTCCTTATACTCCACTAATATTTTCCCATGCCCTTCAAGCCTAGTTAAAGGCTCAATGTGAACCTCAAATGTAGATGACAGAGGTTATCGACTCCTAAGCATTTTAGCCAAGAAAGAAGATGCGAACGTATACCTATGAAAAGTTCCGAGGTGTACTGTTGGACTATATTCGTGAGCAAACTTTTCAGTTAAAGCAGATAACGCGTCAAGCATTGCCAAGCCTTGATCTGGAACGGTTTCCAGCGGACCGCGACAACCTTCACAGGGCATATTATAATTTGGGCATGGTGCCTTACAGCCAGCCCGGGTTGCAGGTCCTAGACAGAGATAGCCTTGTTCTAAGAGACATTGCTTAGCGTCTGGTTTTGAAGTAACCCTCTTTATTACCTTTGGCGTTATCCCAAGCCTTTTTTTCTTACATTCGTCACAGACATTCTTCCTCGGCAACTCGGGTTTTAAACCTAGAAGTATAGCTTGAACGATTGTTGCTATTTCCTCAGGGATTGGGGGGCAACCTGGAATCATGTAGTCAACTTTCACGATATCGCTTATTGGACGCACTTTTTCTTGCACTTTAGGCAAATTTTCAAATGGAATAACTCCTTCAACCGTGCTATCAGTGTGCTGATAAACATAATCCAGTAGGTCATTAAGATCCAAAATATTACAGAGAGATGCTATGCCACCGAAACATGCGCAGGACCCAAAAGCGATCACGCACTTTGATTTTTCCCGAACCTCTTTTACCACCGCTTCATTGTGAGATGTCCTGACCGCGCCCTCTATCAATGCAAGATCGATCTCATTCGGAATTTCCTTTTCATCAACTAGAATGTAAGAATGTAAGATTTTGACCGACCTCAGCAACTTCAGAAACTTTTTGTGTAAATTAACTAACGCAACATGACACCCAGCGTCACCAGCTAAACCGATTGTGACAATTCTTTTCATTTACTGCTCCCCGGTGCGCTGGCTTTAATGGTTTAAGCGCAGAGCAGGTATGCCTAGGGAGTTTTTGGAATCGAGTATAGGGACGGCCATCTCGCTTCTTTCCCTGTGGGCACATGACCCATAACAACTGCACCCTTGACAATTTCGAATAGTGCTTCTCTGCGTGTTTTTAACAATTCACTAATCTTTCCATATGTAAGGGCTTTGGTTGGACATGATGCAACACAAATGGGTTTAAGACCTTTCTTTAACTTGTCAAGACATAAGTCGCATTTCGAAACGAGCTTGGCTTTACGATTAAACTCAAGAACGCCAAATGGGCATACATAGATGCAATACTTGCAGCCTATACATTTTTCCGAATCAATTAAAACTATGCCTTCGACATTTGTAATCGCCTTTGCTGGACATACCGCTACGCATGGTGCTTTTTCACAATGCTGGCATTGAATTGGTAATGAATAGTATGTAGTCCCCTCAACGTGAATGTATTTGGGAGGTTTCTCCTTCGGTATATTATATACGCTTACTCCAGAATGCTCAATTGCGCATTGAAATTCGCAGGTTTTACATGCAAGACATTTTTGCGGATCAACAGTGATGACATACGTTTCCTCGGCCAAAATCGACCCTCTGCGCGGTTAGTTCTTTTGTTGTAACTTGTTGTAGTATAAAAGACTTGTATTAATAAGTTATTTTCCGCGATAGGATAAGACTTATATTTAATTACAAAGAAGACCAAGCAAAACTAACAATTAAAATCATTTTTATAAGGGGAAGTTAGGTGATGTTTGAAGAAATAACTGCTGATGGACAAACTGCTGAAATGCTTGAAAGAGCAAAGAAAGCTGGAATAAAGACAGTTTTTGATCGATTTCAAGATCAACAGCCTCAATGTGGTTTTGGCTTGCTGGGTCCATGTTGTAGGATATGTAACATGGGACCCTGCAGAATCGACCCATTTGGGGAAGGTCCCCAAAGGGGAACCTGCGGTGCAACGGCTGGAACAATAGTTGCTAGAAACC
It contains:
- a CDS encoding F420-nonreducing hydrogenase; this encodes MKRIVTIGLAGDAGCHVALVNLHKKFLKLLRSVKILHSYILVDEKEIPNEIDLALIEGAVRTSHNEAVVKEVREKSKCVIAFGSCACFGGIASLCNILDLNDLLDYVYQHTDSTVEGVIPFENLPKVQEKVRPISDIVKVDYMIPGCPPIPEEIATIVQAILLGLKPELPRKNVCDECKKKRLGITPKVIKRVTSKPDAKQCLLEQGYLCLGPATRAGCKAPCPNYNMPCEGCRGPLETVPDQGLAMLDALSALTEKFAHEYSPTVHLGTFHRYTFASSFLAKMLRSR
- a CDS encoding 4Fe-4S dicluster domain-containing protein; its protein translation is MAEETYVITVDPQKCLACKTCEFQCAIEHSGVSVYNIPKEKPPKYIHVEGTTYYSLPIQCQHCEKAPCVAVCPAKAITNVEGIVLIDSEKCIGCKYCIYVCPFGVLEFNRKAKLVSKCDLCLDKLKKGLKPICVASCPTKALTYGKISELLKTRREALFEIVKGAVVMGHVPTGKEARWPSLYSIPKTP